Sequence from the bacterium genome:
GACCCGGACTGCACCGCCGAACTGCTCCTCACCGCATCGGCGGACCTGGTGGACCAGACGCCGACGGTGCTCACCGACGGAGGAGTTGAGAACTTCAACAGTGCCGTGGACAGGCTGATCTCGTCAGGCATCCTCAGTAGGCTTCTCGCGATGACGGACATCATGTTCTCGAACTCTATGATCGAATCTTGGTTTCGCTCGATCAAGCACCAGTGGCTATTCCTCAACACACTCGACACGGTAA
This genomic interval carries:
- a CDS encoding transposase family protein — encoded protein: MTVIRLLEGTRAYLHGVIDNFSRRILAWKVSPTFDPDCTAELLLTASADLVDQTPTVLTDGGVENFNSAVDRLISSGILSRLLAMTDIMFSNSMIESWFRSIKHQWLFLNTLDTV